One region of Bacillus zhangzhouensis genomic DNA includes:
- a CDS encoding helix-turn-helix transcriptional regulator, with translation MILDRLTTLRKKKKWSLQHTADRLGIAKSTYAGYESGYRRPSLEAVKLLADLYDTSIDFLLGRTDEPEIQRKISDIKIELTEAKEGTIHVDGVPLNDEEIKQLVAFIRAKNTLKV, from the coding sequence ATGATACTCGATCGTTTAACCACCCTTAGAAAAAAGAAAAAATGGTCTCTCCAGCATACGGCAGATCGCTTAGGTATCGCAAAAAGCACCTATGCCGGTTACGAATCTGGGTACCGACGACCTTCGCTCGAAGCAGTGAAGCTGCTGGCTGATTTGTATGATACGTCCATTGATTTTTTACTTGGTAGAACGGACGAGCCAGAGATACAACGCAAAATCTCTGATATCAAAATTGAACTGACGGAAGCAAAAGAAGGAACCATTCATGTAGACGGCGTTCCCCTAAATGATGAAGAAATCAAACAGCTTGTTGCCTTTATTCGGGCGAAAAACACTCTAAAAGTATAA
- a CDS encoding YfjD family protein has protein sequence MNPSEVKEVRSRPFLRVWAFLTTGGFGIIGIWLFSEALTFESNYTLFLFLGGLLGIVYGWISFLMILPAFTKRGNVIFRIQCGENGAVLHRERTIPFQDIQSIDMRRHRYSIRGFLFMDVLIRTVDGKLIKIPAYSILDEEVFEQTVKQEIYPYLHQEAQENWRQQHGQEEEQAD, from the coding sequence TTGAATCCAAGTGAAGTAAAAGAAGTGAGGAGCAGACCTTTTTTAAGAGTATGGGCATTCCTCACAACGGGCGGCTTCGGTATCATCGGTATATGGTTATTTTCAGAAGCTCTTACATTTGAATCGAACTATACATTGTTTTTATTTTTAGGCGGGCTGTTAGGTATTGTCTATGGCTGGATTTCCTTTTTGATGATTTTGCCGGCTTTTACGAAGAGGGGAAATGTGATTTTTCGCATTCAGTGCGGAGAGAATGGCGCTGTGCTGCACCGGGAGCGAACGATTCCTTTTCAAGATATTCAATCAATCGATATGCGCAGGCATCGTTACAGTATAAGAGGATTTCTTTTTATGGATGTGCTGATTCGGACAGTAGATGGGAAATTGATCAAAATTCCGGCGTACAGCATTTTAGATGAAGAAGTATTTGAGCAGACCGTCAAACAGGAAATCTATCCATATTTACATCAGGAAGCCCAAGAAAATTGGAGGCAGCAGCATGGTCAGGAAGAAGAGCAGGCAGACTAA
- a CDS encoding WXG100 family type VII secretion target, which produces MRKLDSSQTLALAQTFQEAADEIRQSKQLLENRLKAVGSGWQGEARDKFDQSRFAHKGCIFFWIRRDQVGSAKSKY; this is translated from the coding sequence GTGCGAAAGTTGGATTCTAGTCAAACGCTGGCACTCGCTCAAACATTTCAGGAAGCGGCTGATGAGATTCGGCAGTCTAAGCAGCTGCTGGAAAATCGGCTGAAGGCAGTAGGATCAGGCTGGCAGGGAGAAGCAAGGGATAAATTTGATCAAAGCAGATTCGCTCATAAAGGGTGCATTTTCTTTTGGATAAGGAGAGATCAAGTTGGATCAGCTAAGTCTAAGTATTGA
- the pepT gene encoding peptidase T, producing the protein MKEELIQRFTSYVKVDTQSDAEKESCPSTEGQLNLARQLVEEMKSIGIQEVTMDENGYVMGTIPSNTDKDVPIIGFLAHIDTATDFTGKNVKPQLHENYQGGDITLNEALHIVLSPQQFPNLQKYQGHTLITTDGTTLLGADNKAGIAEIMTAMHYLIEHPEIKHGKIRVAFTPDEEIGRGPHKFDVDAFGASYAYTIDGGPLGELQYESFNAASAKVSIKGNNVHPGTAKNKMVSAAKIGMLFHNKLPSDESPEYTEGYEGFFHLTKFVGEVEEAELQYIIRDFDKEKFNNRKALFEKIANDLKAAYGENSITLSVQDQYYNMREKIEPVKHIVDIAHEAMENRSVTPVIEPIRGGTDGSQLSYKGLPTPNIFTGGENFHGKYEFISVENMVKATEVIVEIARLFEEKA; encoded by the coding sequence ATGAAAGAGGAATTGATTCAGCGTTTCACAAGTTATGTGAAAGTAGATACGCAGTCAGATGCAGAAAAGGAAAGCTGCCCATCTACTGAAGGACAATTGAACCTGGCGAGACAGCTTGTTGAAGAGATGAAATCCATCGGGATTCAAGAGGTGACAATGGATGAAAACGGCTATGTCATGGGAACGATCCCGTCTAACACAGACAAAGACGTGCCGATTATTGGCTTTCTGGCTCATATTGACACAGCTACTGATTTCACCGGCAAAAATGTAAAACCGCAGCTTCATGAGAACTATCAAGGCGGTGACATTACCTTAAATGAAGCGCTACATATCGTTTTATCTCCACAACAGTTTCCAAATTTACAAAAGTACCAAGGACATACGCTGATCACAACAGATGGCACAACCCTGCTTGGCGCAGATAACAAAGCTGGTATCGCAGAAATTATGACAGCTATGCATTACCTAATCGAACACCCAGAAATCAAGCATGGAAAAATCCGCGTCGCCTTTACACCAGATGAAGAGATTGGCAGAGGGCCGCACAAGTTTGATGTTGATGCCTTTGGTGCTTCCTATGCATACACAATTGACGGCGGACCGCTTGGCGAGCTGCAATATGAAAGCTTCAACGCAGCAAGTGCAAAAGTATCCATTAAAGGAAACAACGTCCACCCAGGGACAGCAAAGAACAAAATGGTCAGCGCTGCAAAAATTGGAATGCTCTTTCACAACAAACTTCCTTCTGATGAATCTCCAGAATATACAGAAGGCTACGAAGGCTTTTTCCACCTGACGAAATTTGTAGGGGAAGTAGAAGAAGCTGAGCTGCAATATATTATCCGAGATTTTGATAAAGAGAAATTCAACAATCGCAAGGCACTGTTTGAAAAAATAGCAAATGACTTAAAAGCCGCCTACGGAGAAAACAGCATTACCCTTAGCGTTCAGGATCAATATTATAATATGAGAGAAAAAATTGAGCCGGTGAAGCATATTGTGGACATTGCTCATGAAGCCATGGAAAATCGCTCAGTAACACCTGTCATTGAACCAATCCGCGGCGGCACAGATGGCTCCCAGCTTTCATATAAAGGTCTCCCAACACCAAACATCTTTACTGGAGGGGAAAACTTCCACGGTAAATATGAATTTATTTCCGTTGAAAACATGGTGAAAGCAACCGAAGTTATCGTTGAAATTGCCCGTCTATTTGAAGAAAAAGCATAG
- a CDS encoding MurR/RpiR family transcriptional regulator has product MFIIEENIFSHIRTTFHSLSPTQKKIANYILQNPQKVVLHSISALAAECSTSETTIFRFLRKIGYESYQVFRVHVAQDIATNTPQSIYGEIEASDSVADIKHKVIELTTNSIQDMKRILEDHAVTQFIEHMKQAHKTVFFGAGASSFIAGDAYHKFLQLGFEVSLCSDPHMMNMIATHATEHDFIVAISHSGESREILDAVQFAKEKGAKLASITSYPKSELAKRSDFHLLSSSRETTYRSDSMISRINQLVIIDVLYVAAVLELGSNAIENVKRSRLAVAKNKT; this is encoded by the coding sequence GTGTTTATCATAGAAGAGAATATTTTTAGTCACATTCGGACGACGTTTCATAGTTTGTCCCCAACGCAGAAAAAGATTGCCAATTACATTTTGCAAAACCCTCAGAAAGTTGTGCTTCATTCTATAAGTGCACTCGCTGCTGAATGCAGCACAAGTGAAACGACGATCTTTCGGTTTCTAAGAAAAATTGGCTATGAATCGTATCAAGTGTTTCGTGTCCATGTCGCACAGGATATCGCGACCAATACACCTCAATCCATATACGGCGAGATCGAGGCATCCGATAGTGTAGCTGACATTAAACATAAGGTCATAGAGTTAACAACAAACTCTATTCAAGATATGAAGCGTATTTTAGAGGATCATGCCGTCACACAATTCATTGAACACATGAAACAGGCACATAAAACCGTCTTTTTTGGAGCAGGTGCGTCCAGCTTTATTGCGGGAGATGCTTATCACAAGTTCCTGCAGCTTGGTTTTGAAGTGAGTCTATGCAGTGATCCGCATATGATGAATATGATTGCAACACACGCCACGGAACACGATTTTATCGTTGCAATCTCTCATTCAGGAGAAAGCAGAGAAATTCTTGACGCCGTACAATTTGCAAAAGAAAAAGGGGCAAAGCTTGCTTCTATCACCAGCTATCCGAAATCTGAGCTCGCAAAACGGTCTGACTTTCATCTGCTTAGTTCTTCCAGAGAGACAACCTATCGATCGGACTCTATGATCTCCCGTATCAACCAGCTTGTGATTATTGATGTATTATACGTCGCCGCTGTTTTAGAGCTAGGATCAAATGCCATCGAAAACGTGAAACGATCTCGATTAGCTGTAGCTAAAAATAAAACATAA
- the garR gene encoding 2-hydroxy-3-oxopropionate reductase, whose protein sequence is MTKKIGFIGLGIMGKPMALNLLKAGHTMTVFDLNEDAIRSLQKAGAKGAVSAAEAAYESDIIITMLPKGEHVEAVVSGDQGILTTAAPGTVIVDMSSISPVTSRALAALTKQHQVEFIDAPVSGGEPKAIDGTLAIMAGGEESIFEQVKDVLLAMGNEVVLVGPNGSGTTAKLANQIIVNLNIAAMSEALVLAAKSGIAIDKMYKAIRGGLAGSAVLDAKVPLILERNFEPGGRIDINLKDLTNVMETAHDIGVPLPLSSQLLEIFHALKADGKSGLDHGGIVQYYEKMAHVEVKKG, encoded by the coding sequence GTGACAAAGAAGATTGGATTCATTGGACTAGGTATTATGGGAAAACCTATGGCACTCAATCTATTAAAGGCCGGTCATACTATGACGGTTTTTGATTTAAATGAGGATGCTATTCGATCGTTACAGAAAGCCGGAGCAAAAGGCGCTGTTTCGGCAGCTGAGGCAGCTTATGAAAGCGATATCATCATCACAATGCTTCCTAAAGGAGAGCATGTAGAGGCAGTCGTTTCAGGTGATCAAGGCATTTTAACTACAGCTGCACCTGGCACTGTCATCGTAGATATGAGCTCAATTTCTCCTGTAACCTCCAGGGCTTTGGCTGCTCTAACAAAACAGCATCAGGTGGAATTTATCGACGCACCCGTCAGCGGCGGAGAACCAAAAGCAATAGATGGAACACTCGCCATCATGGCTGGCGGTGAAGAATCCATCTTTGAACAAGTGAAGGATGTCCTGCTTGCAATGGGCAATGAGGTCGTCTTAGTTGGGCCAAATGGAAGCGGGACAACAGCAAAGCTTGCCAATCAAATCATCGTCAACTTAAATATTGCCGCCATGTCCGAGGCGCTCGTTCTAGCAGCTAAATCAGGCATTGCTATTGATAAGATGTATAAAGCGATCCGCGGCGGGCTGGCAGGAAGTGCCGTTCTAGATGCAAAGGTTCCTCTCATCTTAGAACGAAATTTTGAACCTGGCGGACGCATCGACATCAACTTGAAGGATTTAACCAATGTCATGGAAACTGCTCATGATATCGGTGTTCCTCTCCCGCTTTCTAGTCAGCTGCTTGAAATCTTCCACGCCCTCAAAGCAGACGGGAAATCCGGGCTTGATCATGGCGGCATCGTTCAATATTACGAAAAAATGGCGCATGTCGAAGTAAAGAAAGGATGA
- a CDS encoding hydroxyacid dehydrogenase, which yields MKQSTDILHAIPKADSKAIQSAYEQALSSFQHKVIVLDDDPTGIQTVHGVSVFTDWSEESIEAGFLEDSRMFFILTNSRSMTEKETADAHKTIAATIVKVAERLDQDFIIVSRGDSTLRGHFPLETEVLKTTIEQQSSRQFDGEILLPFFQEGGRFTIDNIHYVQEGHELIPAGDTEFAQDRTFGFQSSHLGEWIEEKSEGMFTKENTTYISLADLRALQIDQIKHQLMSVKDFKKVVVNAVDYDDVKVFVTALIEAIQAGQQLMFRSAAALTKVLGGIGDQALLTRDDLIQEESPHGGLIMIGSHVKKTTEQLKALKQNKELAFIEFNTHLVLKPEAFQEEIDRVIQQTETLMASGQSVAVYTRRERLDLGDNRQEEELKLSVQISDAVTSIVQRLTIRPKYLIAKGGITSSDIGTRGLSVKRATVAGQIKPGIPVWQTGEESKFPFMSYVIFPGNVGSKDTLKEAVDILEG from the coding sequence ATGAAGCAAAGCACTGACATACTACATGCCATTCCGAAAGCAGATTCAAAAGCCATTCAATCTGCATACGAACAAGCACTAAGCAGCTTCCAGCATAAAGTCATTGTATTAGACGATGATCCAACAGGGATTCAAACCGTACATGGCGTCTCTGTTTTCACCGATTGGTCAGAAGAAAGCATTGAGGCTGGATTTCTTGAAGACAGCCGCATGTTCTTTATTTTGACCAATTCCCGCAGTATGACAGAGAAAGAAACTGCCGATGCTCACAAAACAATCGCTGCAACCATTGTAAAGGTGGCGGAACGGCTTGATCAGGATTTCATCATTGTTAGCCGAGGGGATTCTACACTTCGTGGACACTTTCCGCTTGAAACGGAAGTACTCAAAACGACCATTGAACAGCAAAGCTCCCGCCAGTTCGATGGAGAAATCCTTCTTCCTTTTTTCCAAGAAGGCGGACGCTTTACGATTGACAATATTCATTACGTACAGGAAGGACACGAATTGATTCCTGCGGGTGACACAGAATTTGCACAAGACCGTACATTCGGCTTTCAATCATCTCATCTTGGGGAATGGATTGAAGAAAAGTCAGAAGGAATGTTCACAAAAGAGAACACTACCTACATTTCGTTAGCTGATCTGCGGGCTTTACAGATTGATCAAATAAAACATCAGCTCATGAGTGTGAAGGATTTCAAAAAAGTAGTTGTAAACGCTGTAGACTATGATGATGTGAAAGTTTTTGTCACCGCTCTCATTGAAGCCATTCAAGCAGGACAGCAGCTGATGTTCAGAAGTGCAGCGGCGCTCACAAAAGTACTTGGCGGTATAGGAGATCAAGCCTTATTAACAAGAGATGACTTGATACAAGAAGAAAGCCCGCATGGTGGTCTCATTATGATCGGTTCTCATGTGAAAAAAACAACAGAACAATTAAAAGCACTGAAACAAAATAAAGAGTTGGCTTTTATTGAATTTAATACCCATCTCGTGTTAAAGCCTGAAGCCTTTCAGGAAGAAATTGACCGCGTCATTCAGCAAACTGAAACATTGATGGCATCAGGTCAATCTGTGGCTGTTTATACAAGAAGAGAACGGCTTGATCTTGGGGATAATCGCCAAGAGGAAGAATTAAAGCTCTCTGTACAGATTAGTGATGCTGTGACAAGTATTGTCCAGCGTCTCACCATTCGCCCTAAGTATCTTATTGCCAAAGGCGGAATTACCTCTAGCGATATTGGAACAAGAGGACTTAGCGTGAAACGTGCGACCGTGGCAGGTCAAATAAAACCAGGGATCCCCGTTTGGCAAACAGGAGAAGAAAGTAAGTTCCCTTTCATGTCATATGTGATTTTCCCGGGAAATGTTGGATCAAAGGATACGTTAAAAGAAGCTGTAGACATACTTGAAGGATAA
- a CDS encoding gluconate:H+ symporter: protein MSLVFIGLGVLLLLLLMVVFKLNAFISLIIVSLIVAVLEGMTPLEAIASVEKGLGSTLGHLALVLGFGAMLGKLMADSGGAQRIAMTLIDRFGIGKIQWSTMLTGFVIGIALFYETGFIILIPLVFTIAQAARLPVLYVGMPLVAALITTHGFLPPHPGPTAIANVFQANMGQTLLVGIILAIPAVLAGGLLFTKLFKKDQLHAHIPKNLFNPKEFTEEEMPSFGISIFTAVLPVLLMTFRAFLEIFFPSSPLLPTAEFLGEPAIALLISVLLAIYTFGLGRGKSMQDVMKSITDSIGSIAMILLIIAGGGAFKQVLIDSGVDQYIAGIMQGSTLSPLLLTWLIAAVLRVSLGSATVAGLTAAGISAPLIGLTGVSPELMVIATGAGSITFSHVNDAGFWIYKEYFNLSMAQTFKTWTLMVTVLSLVGLAGVLVADLFM from the coding sequence ATGTCGTTAGTGTTTATAGGACTTGGCGTTTTGTTATTGCTTTTACTTATGGTTGTCTTTAAGTTAAACGCTTTCATTTCTTTGATTATTGTCTCTTTAATTGTTGCTGTTTTAGAAGGGATGACACCACTAGAAGCGATTGCTTCCGTCGAAAAAGGACTTGGCAGTACGCTCGGACACCTGGCACTCGTTCTTGGTTTTGGAGCGATGCTTGGCAAATTGATGGCTGATTCTGGCGGTGCTCAGCGTATCGCGATGACACTTATTGACCGATTTGGCATCGGAAAAATTCAATGGTCGACAATGCTGACTGGTTTTGTGATTGGAATTGCTCTATTTTATGAAACCGGATTCATTATTTTAATTCCATTAGTCTTTACGATCGCTCAAGCTGCAAGACTTCCTGTGCTGTATGTGGGGATGCCGCTTGTCGCTGCACTCATTACAACACATGGCTTCCTCCCGCCTCACCCAGGACCAACTGCTATTGCGAATGTCTTTCAAGCAAACATGGGACAAACCTTATTGGTTGGGATAATTTTAGCGATTCCTGCTGTTTTAGCAGGTGGACTTCTGTTTACAAAACTATTTAAAAAAGATCAGTTGCACGCACATATCCCAAAGAACTTATTTAATCCAAAGGAATTCACAGAAGAAGAAATGCCCAGCTTCGGGATTAGCATATTCACCGCTGTTCTGCCTGTATTGCTTATGACATTCAGAGCATTTTTAGAAATTTTCTTCCCATCCTCCCCATTGCTACCAACCGCTGAGTTTTTAGGCGAACCGGCGATTGCACTATTAATTTCAGTGCTGCTTGCCATCTACACGTTTGGGCTTGGAAGAGGAAAAAGCATGCAGGATGTGATGAAGTCCATCACGGATTCTATCGGCTCTATTGCCATGATTCTATTAATTATTGCAGGCGGCGGCGCTTTTAAACAAGTGCTCATTGATAGCGGTGTCGATCAATACATTGCAGGAATCATGCAAGGAAGCACACTTTCTCCCCTGCTTCTCACCTGGCTCATTGCTGCTGTCCTTCGTGTCTCTTTAGGATCAGCGACTGTCGCTGGTCTCACGGCGGCTGGCATTTCTGCACCACTGATTGGTCTTACAGGTGTCAGCCCTGAATTAATGGTGATCGCAACAGGTGCCGGCAGTATTACATTCTCTCATGTGAATGATGCGGGTTTCTGGATTTATAAAGAGTACTTTAACCTATCGATGGCCCAAACCTTTAAAACGTGGACATTGATGGTCACCGTGCTTTCACTTGTCGGACTAGCCGGGGTTCTTGTTGCTGATTTGTTTATGTAG
- a CDS encoding 5-methyltetrahydropteroyltriglutamate--homocysteine S-methyltransferase, producing MTQVQTIGKKTTKPPFRADQVGSLLRSERIKEARKQKADGTLTAEQLRQIENEEITRIVEKQKEIGLEVVTDGEFRRAWWHFDFLEGLDGVEGFEADQGIQFHNTTTKARGIKVTGKIDFTDHPMLEDYRFLHSIAGDHTAKMTIPSPNMLFFRGKLEEGVYDSLEEFHHDVAQAYKKAIRAFYDAGCRYLQLDDTAWAVFFSEKGHEQIKAFDREEDELRESFAKTINEAVADRPEDLVITMHICRGNFKSTWAAEGGYEAAAETIFAGLDLDGLFLEFDDERSGGFEPLRYVKNPNLQIVLGLVTSKYGELEPVEQIKKRLEEAAQYVNINQICLSPQCGFASTEEGNLLTEEQQWEKLRHVIEIADQVWPS from the coding sequence ATGACACAAGTGCAAACCATTGGAAAGAAAACAACGAAACCGCCATTCCGTGCAGATCAAGTAGGTAGCTTACTTCGTTCAGAGCGCATCAAGGAAGCCCGCAAGCAAAAAGCAGACGGCACGCTGACAGCAGAGCAGCTCCGACAAATTGAAAACGAAGAAATTACACGGATTGTAGAGAAGCAAAAAGAAATTGGGTTAGAGGTTGTCACAGATGGTGAATTCAGACGTGCATGGTGGCATTTTGACTTTCTTGAAGGACTCGATGGGGTTGAAGGATTTGAAGCAGATCAGGGCATTCAATTTCATAACACAACGACTAAAGCTAGAGGTATCAAGGTAACAGGCAAAATCGATTTTACAGATCATCCAATGCTGGAGGATTATCGTTTTCTACACAGCATCGCTGGTGATCATACGGCTAAAATGACAATTCCAAGTCCGAATATGCTCTTTTTCCGTGGAAAGCTTGAAGAAGGGGTGTATGACAGCTTAGAGGAATTCCACCATGATGTGGCACAGGCGTATAAGAAAGCCATCCGTGCTTTTTATGATGCAGGCTGCCGCTACTTGCAGCTGGACGATACAGCATGGGCGGTGTTCTTTTCAGAAAAAGGCCACGAACAAATTAAAGCCTTTGACCGTGAAGAAGATGAACTTCGTGAATCGTTTGCGAAGACAATCAATGAAGCCGTTGCCGACCGGCCAGAGGATTTGGTGATCACCATGCATATTTGCCGAGGTAATTTTAAATCGACATGGGCAGCTGAAGGTGGTTACGAAGCAGCAGCAGAAACAATATTCGCCGGCTTAGATCTTGATGGTCTCTTTTTAGAGTTTGATGACGAACGTTCTGGCGGATTTGAGCCCCTTCGATATGTGAAGAATCCAAACCTTCAAATCGTACTAGGCCTAGTCACTTCAAAATACGGAGAGCTTGAGCCAGTTGAACAGATTAAAAAACGACTTGAGGAAGCGGCTCAATATGTGAACATTAACCAAATTTGTTTGAGTCCACAATGCGGATTTGCCTCAACAGAGGAAGGCAATCTGTTAACAGAAGAGCAGCAATGGGAAAAGCTTCGACATGTGATTGAAATTGCTGATCAAGTGTGGCCTTCTTAG
- a CDS encoding glycoside hydrolase family 1 protein, which translates to MNKLEKTFPKGFLWGGAVAANQIEGAYNKDGKGLSTADVSPHGIMHPFDESMKDLNLYHDAIDFYHRYKEDIALFAEMGFKCFRLSISWPRIFPNGDDAEPNEAGLAFYDNVFDELHKHGIEPVVTISHYEMPLALVKNYGGWRNRKLVDLYETYAKTLFTRYKDKVKYWMTFNEINVVLHAPFTGGGLVFEEGEDKKSIQYQAAHHQFVASALAVKAGHEIIPDAKIGCMIASMTTYPYSSRPEDMFAAIEQDRQTLFFSDVQARGYYPGYMKRYFRENGIKIEFQDGDEDILRNHTVDYIGFSYYMSFVTSTDPKILEQATGGNLFEGVKNPYLEESEWGWQIDPKGLRTTLNVLYDRYQKPLFIVENGLGAVDQVEEDGSIQDDYRIDYLRSHLLEAREAIADGVDLIGYTSWGPIDLVSASTAEMKKRYGFIYVDRDNEGNGTLERKKKKSFDWYKQVIATNGEHLDA; encoded by the coding sequence ATGAACAAGTTAGAAAAAACATTTCCTAAAGGTTTCTTATGGGGCGGCGCTGTTGCAGCCAACCAAATTGAAGGTGCTTATAACAAAGATGGAAAGGGCTTATCTACAGCTGACGTATCACCGCACGGCATTATGCATCCATTCGATGAATCGATGAAAGATCTCAACCTATATCATGATGCGATCGACTTCTATCATCGCTATAAAGAAGATATTGCACTCTTTGCAGAAATGGGATTCAAGTGCTTCAGATTGTCGATTTCTTGGCCGCGTATTTTCCCAAACGGTGACGATGCTGAACCAAATGAAGCAGGTCTTGCTTTTTATGATAACGTATTTGATGAATTGCATAAGCATGGGATTGAGCCAGTAGTGACCATCTCTCATTATGAGATGCCGCTTGCACTTGTGAAAAACTATGGCGGATGGAGAAACCGTAAACTTGTGGATCTTTATGAAACATACGCTAAAACATTGTTCACTCGCTATAAAGATAAAGTGAAATATTGGATGACCTTCAATGAAATCAATGTCGTGTTACATGCGCCTTTTACTGGCGGCGGACTTGTATTTGAAGAAGGCGAAGACAAGAAAAGCATTCAATATCAAGCAGCGCATCACCAATTTGTTGCAAGTGCTTTAGCTGTTAAAGCGGGACATGAAATCATTCCAGATGCAAAAATTGGCTGTATGATTGCATCAATGACCACTTATCCATACAGCTCAAGACCAGAGGATATGTTTGCTGCAATTGAACAAGACCGTCAAACATTGTTCTTCTCAGATGTACAGGCAAGAGGCTATTATCCAGGTTACATGAAACGGTACTTCCGCGAAAATGGGATTAAGATTGAGTTCCAAGATGGTGATGAAGACATCTTAAGAAACCATACAGTGGACTATATTGGCTTCAGTTATTATATGAGTTTTGTGACAAGTACAGATCCAAAAATTCTTGAACAAGCTACTGGCGGTAACCTATTTGAAGGTGTTAAAAATCCTTATCTAGAAGAAAGTGAATGGGGCTGGCAAATTGATCCGAAAGGACTACGTACAACCCTCAATGTACTCTATGACCGCTATCAAAAACCATTGTTTATCGTAGAAAATGGATTGGGTGCTGTCGATCAAGTAGAAGAAGACGGATCGATTCAAGACGATTACCGAATTGATTACCTCAGAAGCCATTTGCTAGAGGCGAGAGAAGCCATCGCAGACGGAGTTGACTTGATCGGTTATACAAGCTGGGGCCCAATTGATCTTGTCAGCGCATCAACCGCTGAAATGAAAAAACGCTACGGCTTCATTTATGTTGACCGTGATAATGAAGGAAACGGTACATTAGAGAGAAAGAAAAAGAAAAGCTTCGATTGGTATAAACAGGTGATTGCTACGAATGGTGAACATTTGGATGCATAA